The following coding sequences lie in one Verrucomicrobiales bacterium genomic window:
- a CDS encoding HipA N-terminal domain-containing protein: protein MRKAEVYQQGTLAGVLEELEQHHYRLTYVPGYRGERISLALPVREAPFEFDHFPAVFEGLLPEGLVLEAMLRQYKIDRKDLFKQLITVGEDVVGSLTIKEVP, encoded by the coding sequence ATGAGGAAGGCCGAAGTTTATCAGCAAGGAACGCTCGCTGGCGTTCTCGAGGAGCTTGAGCAGCACCATTACCGCCTCACCTATGTTCCAGGCTATCGTGGCGAGCGGATCTCTCTCGCACTGCCGGTCCGCGAAGCTCCTTTTGAGTTTGATCACTTTCCGGCCGTTTTTGAAGGGCTGCTCCCGGAGGGACTGGTGCTCGAGGCAATGCTCCGGCAGTACAAAATCGACAGGAAGGATCTCTTTAAGCAATTGATAACCGTGGGCGAAGATGTCGTGGGCTCGCTGACGATCAAGGAAGTGCCATGA
- a CDS encoding HipA domain-containing protein has protein sequence MNRCPITYELLPDGSTYSRAGLRLLNRNLASLAPLEFTAEQQRQEAIHRAGKMSIQGLQLKLSVVLRITEGRFEVVNRGGRYILKPQSLDFRELPENEDVTMRMAAVVGIKVPVHGLVSSVDGSFTYFIKRFDREGRDRLPVEDFAQLSGASRETKYESSMEKVAGVIDQYCTFPALERVKLFERTLFSFLVGNEDMHLKNFSLLSRNGKVELAPAYDFLNTTIALGAAKEELALPVRGKKSRLTHHDVFDYFARERLQINEKVLSDVVSRFAKAIPSWRELVNESFLSAGMKENYAALLTERGQRMQL, from the coding sequence ATGAACCGTTGCCCGATCACCTACGAGCTTTTGCCCGATGGCTCAACCTACTCGCGGGCAGGTTTGCGGTTGCTGAATCGGAATCTGGCGTCCTTAGCGCCCCTCGAATTCACCGCGGAGCAGCAACGGCAGGAGGCGATTCATCGTGCCGGCAAAATGTCGATCCAGGGTTTGCAGCTGAAGCTCAGCGTCGTTCTGCGAATCACCGAAGGACGATTCGAAGTGGTGAATCGGGGGGGGCGATACATCCTGAAACCTCAAAGCCTGGACTTCCGCGAACTGCCGGAAAACGAGGATGTCACCATGCGGATGGCGGCCGTGGTGGGCATTAAGGTGCCGGTCCATGGTTTGGTGAGTTCGGTCGATGGTTCCTTCACCTATTTTATCAAACGCTTCGACCGCGAGGGCCGCGATCGTTTGCCGGTTGAAGATTTTGCACAGCTCAGCGGGGCGAGCCGTGAGACCAAGTATGAGTCCTCCATGGAGAAAGTCGCCGGGGTTATCGATCAGTATTGCACATTTCCAGCGCTTGAGCGGGTGAAATTGTTCGAGCGTACTCTGTTCAGTTTTCTGGTCGGGAACGAAGATATGCACCTCAAGAACTTTTCATTGCTGAGTCGCAACGGGAAGGTGGAGCTTGCTCCGGCCTACGATTTCCTAAATACGACGATCGCTCTCGGAGCAGCCAAGGAAGAACTGGCGCTTCCGGTGAGAGGAAAAAAATCGAGGCTCACTCACCACGATGTCTTTGACTACTTCGCTCGCGAACGGCTCCAAATCAACGAAAAAGTGTTGAGCGATGTCGTATCCCGATTCGCCAAGGCAATACCCTCCTGGCGGGAACTGGTGAACGAGAGCTTTCTATCAGCAGGCATGAAAGAGAACTATGCCGCGCTTTTGACCGAACGGGGACAGCGGATGCAGCTGTGA
- a CDS encoding protein kinase: MENERKCSDCGGTLATADVQPVCPACIFRRLSNTSSTVYPAQSADTTPRSGTVPEGDSDTDFYAEYELLGEIGRGGMGVIYKAHQPGLNRTVAVKAIHAAGLVGDVARRRFQAEVQMAGRLNHPNIVPVYDVGVMDGCPCFSMEYFPGGSLADRLGRSVLRIEDGVALLTKVARAVYFAHQHGVLHRDLKPANILFDSVGEPHVADFGLAKELGSGSDLTRSGAVLGSPSYMSPEQAAGRSASLSVATDIYSLGGILYELLTGRPPFLGATPLETLRLVVEEEPQRPSMVAGPGDRDLETICLKCLEKEPSRRYATAGDLAADLERWLRHEPIHARPVSSGERFFKWARRHPALAGVSALLLVVLLAGMSGVTWQWRKAEEARRSETQQLRRAEAALARSAIALAESSLREGNGPATQAALDTVPVELRDATWAYLLGESDTSRFLQPMGDGKMDDLVPHPTRPSVFATSCRGGGIVIFDVRDGTRLLEFAPGFEQIATNAALRLAFSRAGDRLAIGRTGPGGIVVHDAADGRKLVEWKAPRSGRLEFSPDGTMLLQTSADRRRLEMWDSIDGTHRWEHKDSYQAARFLGDGQRLASYCWVEGLRLVQSVDGSNVMRLPGDYFQEFAPQQGGNLLVAVNPMGFVRGFELADGRLRFEIQPHESDIRRVAFLPGGERFITAATLPDGRQALQCWDAGTGRACQNLNGGSGEIRNFSLHPLSGEVIVGGRDLRVWDTASVLPLRVIRGNNAHPSAVFWGSNDDLFAPSTHGFMGAELQSISGTEPTVRWTPPDNDYGQPSVSADGRRVAIGRYNSSAIIKVLERAGQELKPIASLRPKGLIAHVRIAPGGDRVAVLRSDFTGLEILNVVRGKPAVALEVADIRRFTDVVWLNSGDHLAGLVTTHAPRRSPGSVEQIVLWDMATGGIVRRLTNASITSVACPAPDGRRFVEAGADRNVRLRDGTTLEVVREFRVHNAPLTALAWHPTRPILATASEDLGIRLWNLDDGTRLEELRGPLSPPSVLSFSPDGTRLATASRDRVARIWEPRSLAKAIVRK, encoded by the coding sequence ATGGAAAACGAACGAAAATGTAGCGATTGTGGTGGGACACTGGCGACGGCAGACGTCCAGCCCGTCTGTCCTGCATGCATCTTTCGGCGTCTTTCCAACACCAGCTCCACGGTTTATCCTGCCCAGAGTGCGGATACCACGCCTCGGAGCGGCACCGTTCCAGAGGGTGATTCGGATACTGATTTCTACGCCGAGTACGAGCTGCTGGGGGAGATTGGCCGCGGTGGTATGGGCGTGATCTACAAGGCGCACCAGCCGGGGCTCAACCGGACGGTGGCGGTGAAGGCCATTCACGCGGCGGGACTGGTGGGAGACGTGGCGCGACGGCGGTTCCAGGCGGAGGTGCAGATGGCGGGTCGTCTGAACCACCCCAATATCGTACCTGTGTACGACGTGGGTGTGATGGACGGCTGCCCGTGCTTTAGCATGGAATATTTTCCAGGTGGTAGCCTCGCTGACCGGTTGGGCCGGTCAGTTCTGCGGATCGAGGATGGCGTGGCTTTGCTCACCAAGGTGGCGCGCGCGGTATACTTCGCACACCAACATGGAGTGCTTCATCGCGATCTCAAACCCGCCAACATTCTGTTCGATTCGGTGGGTGAACCTCACGTGGCTGACTTCGGTCTCGCCAAGGAGCTCGGCTCCGGTAGCGATCTCACCCGCAGCGGCGCGGTTCTCGGATCACCCAGCTACATGTCGCCTGAGCAGGCGGCGGGCAGGTCGGCGTCGCTATCGGTGGCTACGGATATCTACAGCCTTGGCGGAATTTTGTACGAACTTCTGACAGGTCGTCCGCCGTTTCTCGGGGCGACGCCATTGGAGACGCTGCGGCTGGTCGTGGAGGAGGAGCCTCAACGACCCAGCATGGTTGCTGGCCCCGGTGATCGCGATCTCGAAACGATCTGCCTCAAGTGTCTGGAGAAGGAGCCCTCGCGCCGGTACGCGACCGCCGGCGATTTGGCTGCGGATCTGGAACGCTGGCTTCGCCATGAGCCGATCCACGCCCGGCCGGTCAGCAGTGGGGAAAGGTTTTTCAAGTGGGCGCGGCGACATCCCGCGCTGGCCGGTGTCAGCGCGCTATTGCTCGTTGTCCTTCTTGCAGGAATGAGCGGTGTCACCTGGCAGTGGCGGAAGGCCGAAGAGGCACGTCGGAGCGAAACGCAACAGTTGCGCCGAGCTGAGGCGGCGCTAGCACGCTCGGCGATCGCGCTCGCGGAGTCCTCGCTGCGCGAAGGCAATGGCCCGGCCACTCAAGCTGCGCTCGACACGGTGCCCGTTGAGCTTCGCGATGCGACCTGGGCTTACTTGCTCGGTGAATCGGACACATCGCGATTTCTCCAGCCTATGGGCGATGGGAAGATGGACGATCTCGTGCCACACCCGACCAGGCCCTCGGTGTTCGCGACGTCCTGTCGCGGAGGGGGAATCGTGATCTTCGACGTGAGGGATGGGACGCGGTTGCTTGAGTTTGCTCCAGGATTCGAGCAGATCGCCACGAATGCCGCATTGCGGCTCGCTTTCTCGAGGGCCGGCGATCGCTTGGCCATCGGCCGCACCGGCCCTGGCGGCATCGTGGTTCACGACGCGGCGGATGGTAGAAAGCTGGTCGAGTGGAAGGCTCCACGCTCGGGGCGGCTGGAATTCAGCCCTGATGGCACCATGCTCTTGCAGACCAGCGCGGACCGTCGGCGCCTGGAAATGTGGGATTCCATCGACGGGACTCATCGCTGGGAACACAAGGACTCGTATCAGGCGGCGCGTTTCCTAGGCGACGGACAGCGCTTGGCGAGTTACTGCTGGGTGGAGGGGCTTCGTCTGGTGCAGTCCGTGGATGGATCCAATGTGATGAGACTGCCCGGTGACTATTTTCAGGAGTTTGCGCCGCAGCAAGGCGGCAACCTGTTGGTGGCGGTGAACCCCATGGGCTTTGTGCGTGGCTTTGAATTGGCGGACGGGCGACTACGCTTCGAGATTCAGCCGCACGAGAGTGACATTCGCCGTGTGGCCTTCCTTCCCGGAGGCGAACGGTTTATCACGGCGGCGACGCTTCCAGACGGACGTCAGGCTTTGCAATGCTGGGATGCCGGCACCGGGCGAGCGTGCCAGAACTTGAACGGTGGCAGTGGCGAGATCCGAAACTTCTCCCTGCATCCTCTCTCCGGCGAAGTCATCGTCGGCGGGCGCGACCTCCGGGTGTGGGATACGGCGAGTGTGCTGCCGCTGCGAGTCATTCGGGGCAACAACGCTCACCCCAGCGCGGTATTCTGGGGTTCGAACGACGATCTGTTTGCTCCCTCGACCCATGGTTTCATGGGTGCCGAACTTCAATCCATCTCTGGCACCGAACCCACGGTTCGGTGGACTCCCCCAGACAACGATTACGGGCAACCCAGCGTCAGTGCGGATGGTCGCCGTGTGGCGATCGGCAGGTATAATTCGTCAGCAATAATCAAGGTGCTGGAAAGGGCGGGGCAAGAGCTCAAGCCTATCGCGTCATTGAGGCCCAAGGGTCTTATCGCGCATGTTCGGATTGCCCCCGGAGGAGATCGCGTGGCGGTGCTGCGATCGGATTTCACAGGGCTCGAAATTCTGAATGTCGTCCGTGGCAAACCCGCAGTGGCGCTGGAAGTGGCGGACATCAGGCGCTTCACCGATGTCGTCTGGCTCAATTCCGGGGACCATCTCGCCGGACTGGTCACCACCCACGCGCCCCGCAGATCTCCTGGTTCGGTCGAGCAGATTGTCCTGTGGGACATGGCCACGGGAGGAATCGTGCGCCGCCTGACCAACGCCAGTATCACGAGCGTGGCCTGCCCGGCGCCGGACGGACGCCGCTTCGTGGAGGCGGGTGCGGATCGTAACGTTCGCCTCCGTGACGGCACGACGCTTGAAGTGGTGCGTGAGTTTCGCGTCCACAATGCCCCCCTCACCGCGTTGGCGTGGCACCCCACCCGGCCGATCCTCGCCACGGCCTCTGAAGATCTGGGTATCCGCCTGTGGAATCTCGACGATGGCACGCGCCTCGAAGAGCTTCGAGGTCCGCTCTCACCGCCGAGCGTGCTCTCCTTCAGCCCGGACGGGACCCGCCTGGCCACCGCATCCCGAGACCGGGTAGCCCGCATCTGGGAACCGCGTTCGCTGGCTAAAGCGATCGTCCGAAAGTAA
- a CDS encoding helix-turn-helix transcriptional regulator, whose amino-acid sequence MRDHRKLSGLSQAELAKLAGVGKTVIFDIEHGKESVRFDTLKKVLVALNITLVLQSPVLERQQDQANST is encoded by the coding sequence GTGCGTGACCATCGCAAGCTGAGTGGCCTCAGCCAGGCGGAGCTGGCCAAGCTCGCGGGCGTCGGAAAAACCGTTATCTTCGACATTGAACACGGGAAGGAATCCGTGCGATTCGACACCTTGAAGAAGGTGCTTGTGGCCTTGAATATCACGCTCGTCCTCCAAAGTCCGGTGCTGGAACGACAGCAAGACCAAGCCAACTCCACATGA
- a CDS encoding sigma-70 family RNA polymerase sigma factor, with protein MSSQNQPSPDQNPVFQTTHWSVVLQAAGGGDSTAALEHLCRVYWYPLYAYVRRQGHDPHDAQDLTQGFFELFLAKHYLKDVDREKGRFRSFLLASIKHFLANEWKKSNRQKRGGLMRAISFDAMAAEERYRHEPAEASSAELGFDRRWAKAILDTVLRRLREEFAQAGKGDRFDELSALLFREPPPGEYTRLAALWKVTESGVRSSVQRIRQRYAALFREEIASTVNDPRDVDGEIAHLVAVLE; from the coding sequence TTGAGTTCTCAAAATCAGCCATCGCCTGACCAAAATCCTGTCTTCCAGACGACGCATTGGTCGGTGGTTTTGCAAGCGGCGGGCGGCGGCGATTCGACTGCAGCCTTGGAGCATCTGTGTCGTGTCTATTGGTATCCGCTCTACGCCTACGTGCGCCGACAGGGCCACGACCCGCATGACGCACAGGATCTAACCCAGGGATTCTTTGAGCTGTTCCTGGCCAAGCATTATCTCAAGGACGTGGACCGTGAGAAAGGGCGCTTCCGCTCCTTCCTGCTCGCGTCGATCAAGCACTTTCTCGCCAATGAATGGAAGAAATCAAACCGCCAGAAACGCGGCGGCTTGATGCGCGCGATCTCGTTCGATGCAATGGCCGCCGAGGAGCGTTATCGCCACGAGCCTGCCGAGGCATCCTCCGCCGAATTGGGTTTTGACCGGCGCTGGGCGAAGGCGATTCTCGACACGGTCCTGCGGAGGCTACGCGAGGAATTCGCCCAGGCCGGGAAGGGGGATCGCTTCGACGAGTTGAGCGCGCTGTTGTTTCGAGAGCCCCCGCCTGGAGAATACACCCGTCTTGCCGCGTTGTGGAAGGTGACGGAGAGCGGCGTACGTTCGAGCGTGCAAAGGATCCGACAACGTTATGCTGCACTCTTTCGCGAGGAGATCGCCAGCACGGTGAATGATCCGCGCGATGTCGATGGCGAAATTGCTCATCTGGTGGCCGTGTTGGAATAA
- a CDS encoding peptidyl-prolyl cis-trans isomerase produces the protein MAILVVSIPLLKARSIFFPSLFIAVGIALIGCGGEKPAAQLSVSPEVVAKVGELTIAAEDLSEALAKRAKSLGGEAGPTLRQQVLDELIREKVLLNKARAAAVDRDPELVRRWERMVVAKYETAHKPDVEKQPAPTTAEVEEFYRENAAEYQRPERIRVALIQVKGSAKATVEKRAELRARAEKVRRLAQEPNANFSEVTRLHSEDRATRYSGGEVGWLERGQTPPSWPKELVDAAFSLETAGVIAPLVEAGGGFYVLKLIERQAGGLRPLAEVREQLVHQLKERQRLANAERFYAEQRVGVTVEINQSALQAVPLPASVVAKAPTAPPSLPSN, from the coding sequence ATGGCTATCCTCGTTGTGTCGATCCCGCTTTTGAAGGCTCGTTCGATTTTCTTTCCCTCCTTGTTTATCGCCGTCGGGATCGCATTGATCGGCTGTGGCGGGGAAAAGCCGGCCGCTCAGCTATCGGTCTCGCCCGAGGTGGTCGCCAAGGTCGGGGAACTCACCATTGCCGCTGAGGATCTCTCAGAAGCTCTCGCCAAACGCGCCAAGTCGCTCGGCGGGGAAGCAGGGCCGACGCTGCGTCAACAGGTCCTGGATGAACTGATTCGCGAGAAGGTTCTCCTGAACAAAGCCAGGGCGGCGGCCGTGGACCGTGATCCGGAACTCGTCCGGCGTTGGGAACGGATGGTCGTGGCGAAATACGAGACTGCGCACAAGCCCGACGTCGAGAAACAACCGGCTCCGACAACGGCCGAGGTGGAGGAGTTTTATCGGGAGAACGCCGCTGAGTATCAGCGCCCGGAGCGAATCCGGGTGGCGTTGATTCAGGTCAAGGGCTCTGCGAAGGCCACGGTGGAGAAACGCGCTGAGCTGCGCGCTCGTGCGGAAAAGGTTCGGCGCCTCGCTCAGGAGCCGAACGCGAACTTTTCTGAAGTCACGCGATTGCATTCCGAGGATCGTGCGACGCGATACTCTGGAGGCGAGGTGGGCTGGCTGGAGCGCGGGCAGACGCCGCCGTCTTGGCCGAAGGAGCTGGTGGACGCGGCGTTCAGCTTGGAAACAGCTGGCGTCATCGCCCCACTGGTCGAAGCGGGCGGAGGTTTCTATGTCCTCAAACTGATCGAGCGTCAGGCAGGAGGCCTTCGTCCCCTGGCCGAGGTGCGCGAACAGCTTGTTCACCAACTCAAGGAGCGGCAGCGACTCGCGAACGCGGAACGATTCTACGCCGAGCAGCGTGTTGGCGTAACCGTGGAGATTAATCAGTCCGCTCTCCAGGCTGTTCCGCTTCCTGCATCCGTCGTGGCCAAAGCCCCGACAGCACCACCTTCTCTCCCTTCGAATTGA
- a CDS encoding beta-galactosidase — protein MLRWLWLDAVLTLGAVLLSCPWVAVAAEPRFVQDRFGIGFWVAPRTDEDLEGRYAEIAEANFTFVIGLCGDRNPPPAEEQLRLCQKYGLKALIQLGAPPYEQLPDGPACWGYSVMDEPNASQFAALRKTVDALRAARPEKLAYMNLFPNYASPQQLGTPTYDEHIARFMNEVNPDVLSMDHYPIFKPDADGRENYCRNLEVMRRESLKGGIPFWNFFNTMPYGPHTDPTEAQLRWQIFTSLAYGAKGVMYFCYWTPRGDEFPKGGAILTADGRRTRHYDEAKRINAGLKNLGPTLMKLFSTGVHRIQPKGAAPDSLKGTPLRQISDGDYLVGVYRHADGRRAVLINNYHFAYSAWPTVEFDVDVNKVVEVNPKTGREESIRDDSPDMPGLQISLDAGEGRLYLLPAR, from the coding sequence ATGCTCCGGTGGCTTTGGCTGGACGCCGTTCTGACGCTCGGCGCGGTGCTCTTGAGCTGCCCTTGGGTTGCGGTGGCGGCGGAGCCTCGGTTCGTTCAGGACCGTTTTGGCATTGGCTTTTGGGTTGCCCCCAGGACGGATGAGGATCTCGAGGGACGGTACGCGGAGATCGCCGAAGCGAACTTCACGTTCGTGATTGGACTGTGTGGCGATCGGAATCCCCCACCCGCCGAAGAGCAGTTGAGGCTCTGCCAGAAGTATGGGCTTAAGGCGTTGATCCAGCTCGGTGCGCCGCCGTATGAGCAATTGCCGGATGGACCAGCCTGTTGGGGTTACTCGGTTATGGATGAACCGAATGCGAGCCAGTTTGCCGCGTTGCGCAAGACGGTGGATGCGCTGCGTGCCGCGCGTCCCGAGAAGCTCGCTTACATGAATCTGTTCCCCAACTACGCGTCGCCTCAGCAGCTGGGCACCCCGACCTACGATGAACACATCGCTAGGTTCATGAACGAGGTGAACCCCGATGTGTTGAGCATGGACCACTATCCGATCTTCAAGCCGGATGCGGATGGACGCGAGAATTACTGTCGCAACTTGGAGGTGATGCGACGCGAATCGTTGAAGGGCGGGATTCCGTTCTGGAATTTCTTCAACACGATGCCGTATGGCCCGCACACCGATCCCACCGAGGCCCAGCTGAGGTGGCAGATCTTCACTTCGCTTGCCTATGGCGCGAAGGGCGTGATGTACTTTTGCTATTGGACGCCGCGCGGAGACGAGTTTCCAAAAGGTGGCGCGATTCTCACGGCGGACGGTCGGCGAACACGGCATTACGATGAAGCGAAGCGCATCAATGCCGGGCTGAAGAATTTAGGACCGACGCTGATGAAGCTGTTCAGCACGGGGGTGCATCGCATCCAACCCAAAGGGGCCGCTCCCGATTCGCTCAAGGGAACACCCCTTCGTCAGATCAGCGATGGGGATTATCTCGTAGGCGTCTATCGGCACGCGGATGGCCGTCGGGCGGTCTTGATCAACAACTATCACTTCGCCTACAGCGCATGGCCGACAGTGGAGTTCGACGTGGATGTGAACAAAGTCGTCGAAGTGAACCCGAAGACCGGTCGGGAAGAATCTATCCGAGATGACAGTCCGGACATGCCCGGCCTCCAGATCTCCCTCGACGCCGGTGAAGGGCGGCTCTACCTGCTGCCCGCGCGGTGA
- a CDS encoding glycogen/starch/alpha-glucan phosphorylase — MSETATFKSGVDKSANGLKSLIQSHLKFGLARDAGTASRREWWLSASKAVHHIILERMIATQAVHHGKNVKRLYYFSLEFLMGRLFSNSLHSAGVFEEMEHALHELGLETDVLRREEYDMGLGNGGLGRLAACFLDSLATLDLPAIGYGIHYQYGLFKQEFRNGHQVELPDAWQHFGTPWEIVRPEHSVEIPIYGEVENVFDDRGNYLPRWRNVKKIVGVPYDIPIPGFGTNTVNFLRLWESKAPEEFDFEAFNRGGYEEAVREKNMGETVSKVLYPNDKTENGKELRLVQQYFFVACSLRDIFRRFRKGNEDYDDFPEKVAIQLNDTHPAVAIVELMRIFHDDYKMPWEKAWGLVTRTFAYTNHTLLPEALEKWSVGLFHKVLPRHLQIIFEINKRFLDEVESKWPGDVNRKRVLSIIEEGHHQMVRMAHLSVVGCHSVNGVAALHTKLIKSDLFPEFDAMYPGKFNNKTNGITPRRWLLACNPRLSELITRKIGHGWERNLDQLRGLEKFADDAEFQREFMAIKHANKVDLARIIKRECGVEVNPSALFDVQIKRLHEYKRQHLNLLHILALYRRMLQNPEQEVIPRVFIFAAKAAPGYDMAKCIIKAINAVGAKINADPRINGMLKVVFLPNYRVSLAQRIVPAADLSEQISTAGKEASGTGNMKLSLNGALTIGTLDGANVEIAEEVGDENIFIFGLRVEEVAALWKKGYKPQEYLDANEELRAVVDWVGSNYFTPDEPGCLNMLRDSLVHHDPFLCLPDFESYSESHKKIEAVFRDPARWARMAILNTARMGKFSSDRTISEYARDIWKLDPVRV, encoded by the coding sequence ATGTCTGAAACTGCCACCTTCAAGTCCGGCGTGGACAAATCGGCGAACGGCCTCAAGTCCCTCATCCAGTCGCATCTGAAATTCGGTCTCGCCCGGGATGCGGGAACCGCGAGCAGGCGGGAGTGGTGGTTGTCGGCCTCCAAAGCCGTGCACCACATCATCCTGGAGCGGATGATCGCGACGCAGGCGGTGCATCATGGGAAGAACGTCAAGCGATTGTATTACTTCTCGCTGGAGTTCCTGATGGGACGCCTGTTCTCGAACAGTCTCCACAGCGCCGGTGTTTTCGAGGAAATGGAGCACGCGCTGCATGAACTGGGTCTCGAGACCGACGTCCTGCGCCGTGAAGAATATGACATGGGCCTGGGCAATGGCGGCCTAGGCCGTCTTGCCGCGTGCTTCCTCGATTCGCTGGCCACACTGGATCTCCCGGCCATCGGTTACGGCATCCACTACCAGTATGGGCTGTTCAAGCAGGAGTTTCGCAATGGACATCAGGTCGAGCTGCCGGACGCCTGGCAGCATTTCGGCACTCCTTGGGAAATTGTGCGCCCGGAACACTCGGTGGAGATCCCGATCTATGGCGAAGTCGAGAATGTGTTCGACGATCGTGGGAACTACCTACCCCGGTGGAGGAACGTGAAGAAGATCGTGGGTGTGCCCTATGACATTCCGATTCCGGGCTTTGGCACGAACACGGTCAACTTCCTGCGTCTTTGGGAATCGAAAGCACCCGAGGAGTTCGATTTCGAGGCGTTCAACCGCGGCGGTTACGAGGAGGCCGTGCGCGAGAAGAACATGGGGGAGACCGTTTCCAAAGTCCTTTACCCCAACGACAAAACCGAAAACGGCAAGGAGCTGCGACTGGTGCAGCAGTATTTCTTTGTTGCTTGCTCGCTACGCGACATCTTCCGCCGGTTCCGGAAAGGCAATGAAGACTATGACGACTTTCCGGAGAAGGTGGCCATCCAGCTGAACGACACGCACCCCGCGGTGGCGATTGTCGAGTTGATGAGGATTTTCCACGACGACTACAAGATGCCCTGGGAGAAGGCCTGGGGTCTGGTCACGCGCACCTTCGCCTACACGAACCACACCCTGCTGCCCGAGGCGCTGGAAAAGTGGAGCGTGGGGCTTTTCCACAAGGTGCTGCCGCGCCACCTGCAGATCATCTTCGAGATCAACAAACGATTTCTGGACGAGGTGGAGTCCAAGTGGCCTGGTGACGTGAACCGGAAGCGCGTGCTTTCGATCATTGAGGAAGGCCATCACCAGATGGTGCGGATGGCGCACTTGTCGGTGGTGGGCTGCCATTCGGTAAACGGGGTGGCCGCGCTGCACACCAAGCTGATCAAGAGCGATCTGTTTCCGGAGTTCGATGCCATGTATCCGGGTAAGTTCAACAACAAGACGAACGGCATCACGCCCCGTCGTTGGCTGCTCGCGTGCAACCCGCGGTTGAGCGAACTGATCACCCGCAAGATCGGTCACGGGTGGGAACGCAATCTGGACCAGTTGCGGGGGCTCGAGAAATTTGCGGACGACGCGGAGTTTCAGCGCGAGTTCATGGCCATCAAGCACGCCAACAAGGTCGACCTGGCGCGGATCATCAAGCGGGAGTGCGGCGTGGAGGTGAATCCTTCGGCCCTCTTCGACGTGCAGATCAAGCGACTTCACGAATACAAGCGCCAGCATCTCAATCTGCTCCACATTCTCGCCCTCTACCGTCGCATGTTGCAGAATCCGGAGCAGGAGGTGATTCCGCGCGTCTTCATCTTCGCGGCCAAGGCCGCCCCCGGTTACGACATGGCGAAGTGCATTATCAAGGCGATCAATGCGGTCGGAGCCAAAATCAACGCCGATCCTCGGATCAACGGCATGCTGAAGGTCGTGTTTCTGCCGAACTACCGCGTTTCCCTCGCGCAGCGCATTGTTCCCGCGGCCGATCTCTCGGAGCAGATTTCGACGGCGGGCAAAGAAGCTTCCGGCACCGGCAACATGAAACTCTCGCTGAATGGTGCCCTCACCATCGGGACGCTCGACGGCGCCAATGTCGAGATTGCCGAAGAGGTGGGCGACGAGAACATTTTCATTTTCGGACTGCGGGTGGAGGAGGTCGCCGCCCTGTGGAAGAAAGGCTACAAGCCGCAGGAGTACCTCGACGCGAACGAAGAGCTTCGAGCGGTGGTGGATTGGGTTGGGTCGAACTATTTCACTCCGGACGAACCCGGCTGCCTGAACATGCTCCGCGACAGCCTCGTTCACCATGATCCGTTTTTGTGCTTGCCCGACTTTGAGTCCTACAGCGAGAGCCACAAGAAAATCGAGGCTGTCTTCCGCGACCCGGCTCGCTGGGCAAGGATGGCGATTCTGAACACCGCCCGGATGGGAAAATTCTCGAGCGACCGGACCATCTCAGAATACGCCCGGGACATCTGGAAGCTGGATCCGGTGAGGGTGTAG